The following are from one region of the Leptospira terpstrae serovar Hualin str. LT 11-33 = ATCC 700639 genome:
- a CDS encoding EAL domain-containing protein yields MKFKFPEDQLVTIPEGKVPKLYSCAECRNGAGLDFSFTMAFQPIVDWNKKTIYSHEALVRGITGESAYSILSKVNATNRYQFDQACRIKAIQLASQIQIPSYLNINFLPNAIYQPETCIRTTLEASREYQFPLNRLVFELTEGEEVQDHDHIIKIFKAYKQYGFLTAIDDFGSGYSGLNLLAKFQPDLIKLDMELIRNIHLNSVAQKLTHAIAGVCREIGIAVIAEGVETIEELKVLVDSGIHLYQGYLFSKPAFESAGEVTFPTL; encoded by the coding sequence ATGAAATTTAAATTTCCCGAAGACCAACTCGTTACTATACCAGAAGGTAAAGTTCCCAAATTATATAGCTGTGCAGAATGCCGAAATGGAGCAGGCCTTGATTTTTCCTTTACGATGGCTTTCCAACCCATAGTGGATTGGAACAAAAAAACGATTTATTCTCATGAAGCCTTGGTGCGTGGAATTACTGGAGAATCTGCATATTCGATTCTTTCCAAAGTCAATGCAACGAACAGATACCAGTTTGACCAAGCATGTCGAATCAAAGCAATCCAACTCGCAAGCCAGATCCAAATTCCTTCCTATTTAAATATAAATTTTTTACCCAATGCCATTTACCAACCGGAAACATGCATTCGTACCACTTTAGAGGCAAGTCGAGAATACCAGTTTCCACTCAATCGTTTGGTATTTGAGTTAACTGAAGGGGAAGAAGTACAAGACCACGACCATATCATTAAAATATTTAAAGCATACAAACAATATGGTTTTTTAACGGCAATTGATGATTTTGGCTCTGGTTATTCTGGTCTGAACTTACTTGCGAAATTCCAACCCGATCTCATCAAACTCGATATGGAATTAATTCGTAACATTCATCTCAATTCTGTGGCCCAAAAATTAACCCATGCGATAGCAGGTGTTTGTCGTGAGATAGGGATTGCTGTCATTGCGGAAGGTGTGGAAACAATAGAAGAATTGAAAGTATTAGTAGATTCGGGAATCCATCTCTACCAAGGGTATTTATTTTCCAAACCTGCTTTTGAATCAGCAGGTGAGGTTACTTTTCCCACTCTCTAA
- a CDS encoding sulfite exporter TauE/SafE family protein, with product MDFNFQIYHDFVWGFWPGIIVVFGVGFLVGYLASFLGLGGGFIYTPFFHSFFHLTAVQAVAVSLAQMPVSSLSGLFVYYKNNKIRWKQGFLLLVTSIPSAQYTAYKFGRFEDTDFGKQLYYGIPLSEFIYLIVFTFFLGILAIYNLITALKRRRKYYQSFTEKPPNINHAESFSFSTKSILIVLFTGIFFGLFSSLFGIGGGFLAVPLFVYYFRMSPVEAVATSFLGIFLTSFGTSVLFFMQGKLHLELALVGSFGGIFGARIGSLKAVNAKPYSILLVTAIFQFLVVVWYVLGKLPKF from the coding sequence TTGGATTTCAACTTTCAAATTTACCATGATTTTGTCTGGGGATTTTGGCCTGGGATCATCGTTGTATTTGGAGTTGGATTTTTAGTTGGGTATTTAGCCTCTTTTTTAGGATTGGGAGGAGGGTTTATTTACACTCCCTTCTTCCATAGTTTCTTTCACCTTACGGCCGTTCAGGCAGTTGCCGTATCATTGGCACAGATGCCGGTTTCTTCTCTTTCTGGCCTTTTTGTTTATTACAAAAACAATAAAATCCGCTGGAAACAAGGTTTCCTTTTGTTAGTCACATCCATTCCGTCGGCCCAATACACTGCATATAAATTCGGAAGGTTTGAGGATACAGATTTCGGCAAACAGTTGTATTACGGAATTCCTTTATCAGAATTCATTTATTTGATCGTGTTTACTTTCTTTTTAGGAATCCTTGCCATTTATAATTTGATTACCGCTTTAAAGAGAAGAAGGAAATACTACCAATCTTTTACAGAGAAACCACCTAATATAAATCATGCGGAATCGTTTTCTTTTTCCACAAAATCCATTTTGATTGTTCTTTTTACAGGAATCTTTTTTGGTTTGTTTTCTTCTTTATTTGGCATCGGGGGAGGATTTCTTGCAGTTCCCCTCTTTGTGTATTACTTTCGTATGAGTCCCGTGGAAGCAGTGGCCACTTCCTTCTTGGGAATTTTTCTTACATCCTTTGGAACGAGTGTTTTGTTTTTTATGCAAGGAAAATTACATTTGGAACTTGCCCTAGTAGGAAGTTTTGGAGGGATTTTCGGTGCAAGGATTGGTTCTTTAAAGGCTGTGAATGCCAAACCATATAGCATCCTTCTCGTCACCGCCATCTTCCAATTTTTGGTAGTGGTTTGGTATGTGCTCGGAAAACTTCCCAAATTCTAA
- a CDS encoding DUF2804 domain-containing protein — translation MPEIKKQIPLLKPDGTLTEEGWARSPLWTYNRESNAASALKIKEWDYYSILSPSKDFGITITASDLGYAGLFAICFLDFKRGTFKQIDTLSVLPLGKTGFPRVNSSGVVQFEDKKLRIRFEVIKGKRILEFESKSFEAPDGTKGIQGKIELKEPKMDSMNIATSWKENRKAFYYNTKINCMPASGQVQVGNTKYQFDAKKDFGALDWGRGVWTYKNRWYWSSVSAWIGGKPFGLNLGYGFTDRSPASENIILYDGKIHKLDEVKFIIDSKNYMAPWKFTSNNNRLELDFTPLVDRNSYMNFFVIKTIQHQVFGKFNGTVVLDNGKKLKLENILGFAEDVLNHY, via the coding sequence ATGCCTGAGATCAAAAAACAAATCCCCCTATTAAAACCTGACGGTACCCTTACGGAAGAAGGTTGGGCACGTTCCCCTCTTTGGACTTATAATCGCGAAAGTAATGCTGCCTCCGCACTCAAAATTAAAGAATGGGATTATTATTCAATTCTCTCTCCTTCTAAAGATTTTGGAATTACGATCACGGCATCTGATCTAGGTTATGCGGGGCTTTTTGCCATTTGTTTTTTGGATTTTAAACGAGGAACATTTAAACAAATTGATACTTTATCTGTTCTTCCTTTAGGAAAAACAGGATTCCCTCGAGTGAATAGTAGTGGAGTGGTCCAGTTTGAAGATAAAAAACTTCGCATCCGATTTGAGGTGATTAAAGGGAAACGGATTTTGGAATTTGAATCCAAATCCTTTGAAGCACCTGATGGTACGAAAGGTATCCAAGGAAAAATCGAACTCAAAGAACCAAAAATGGATTCGATGAATATAGCAACTTCTTGGAAAGAAAATAGAAAAGCATTTTATTATAATACAAAAATCAATTGTATGCCGGCTTCAGGCCAAGTGCAAGTGGGAAACACCAAATACCAATTTGATGCCAAAAAAGATTTTGGAGCTTTGGATTGGGGCAGAGGTGTTTGGACTTATAAAAATAGATGGTATTGGAGTTCTGTATCCGCATGGATTGGAGGAAAACCATTTGGCCTCAATTTAGGTTATGGATTTACAGATAGATCACCAGCTTCTGAAAATATCATCCTTTATGATGGTAAAATTCATAAATTAGATGAAGTTAAATTTATCATTGATTCAAAAAACTATATGGCTCCCTGGAAATTTACATCCAATAACAACCGTTTGGAATTAGATTTTACACCACTAGTAGATAGAAATTCTTATATGAATTTTTTTGTTATCAAAACGATCCAACACCAAGTATTTGGAAAGTTTAATGGAACTGTAGTTTTAGATAATGGGAAAAAACTGAAACTCGAGAACATCCTCGGTTTTGCCGAAGATGTTCTGAATCATTACTAA
- a CDS encoding efflux RND transporter permease subunit: MKKIIHFFVYKPLVANLVFIFLFLAGMISVLSMKREAFPRVNFRQVRVLTVYPGASPVDVEKKVTIPIEEKLREVEGLDSVRSISRNSESDISIKIDLEHNNPDGVVNDIRRAVDRVTNLPSTVKDRPIVTEQKSSNFPVLEIAIHGAMDEMELQEMGRFIEDEMRKVSGVSRVDAFGKRKEEWRIRVDPDLKKKYTLGFSDIINAISKRNISVPAGSFLRPITQDIRVTGEISEINDIKNIPIRSNETGNTILLSQVANVKDTYERPRVIAVVNGEPAYVLQIIKKDSADIIRTVEAVQGRIAELKKQIPANIQFTELNNEGARAIKRLDVVITNSLQGLFLVVVVLILFFSFKDSLLTSLSLPLTLFATTIAFPIFDVSFNLVSMLGIIISLGMLVDNSIIISENIYKHRSRKMDSREAAVLGASELFVPIIGSYLTTVAAFLPMAFMSGIMGKFIWQIPFMVIVALTLSLFESFLLLPVRYAQFTSHEVKKRSKHREKFRMVLDNGFESLKSGFTRFITRVVKRPFLSLGLILIVFLSSCGLVGLMNFNLFPKEGIDYVLVRAEFPPDFSAQETSKQLQYFQPILNKIPKSEVQSIILKIGIQQTDPTDPLTRIGEQLGMAQIILVPETERNRTAQEIFGELEPDLKKLPNAVSVMVDLVVNGPPIGAAVTVAIEGRDYKVLKQISNEMQGFLKKQEGVININDDYKPGREEIQIRVKDTASAITGIDTEITAYYVRTAMDGLEASNLRKGKDEVRIIIQNDDRFRDGIEDLDSIQISNKFGLLTPITAVTTKTTVQGIEALYHNDYEKAITVLADVNEAVTSSSIVNGKIVDEFGNIGKKYPGYKIKFRGEQEETAKSMVSLLIAGVLALFGIFAILAIIFNSIKKPILILLSIPLGFVGVVFGFLISGKALSFLAMIGIIGLAGVIVNASIVLVDTIQEFQAKGEGLYDSLITASSERFRPILVTTMTTMAGMIPTAYAIGGSDPLLIPMTLSLAWGLGFGTFGSLIFIPASFSAYYKLKKRK, from the coding sequence ATGAAAAAAATTATCCATTTCTTCGTCTATAAACCATTAGTTGCTAACTTGGTTTTTATCTTTTTGTTCCTTGCGGGAATGATCTCCGTGCTTTCCATGAAACGAGAAGCATTTCCGAGAGTGAATTTTCGTCAAGTGCGTGTCCTTACCGTTTATCCTGGTGCCAGTCCCGTCGATGTGGAAAAAAAAGTTACCATTCCCATCGAAGAGAAGTTACGCGAGGTGGAAGGTTTAGATTCGGTCCGTTCTATTTCTCGTAACTCAGAATCCGATATCAGTATCAAAATCGATTTAGAACACAACAATCCAGATGGTGTTGTAAACGATATCAGACGTGCAGTGGACCGCGTAACCAATTTACCATCCACTGTCAAAGACAGACCCATTGTAACGGAACAAAAGAGTTCCAACTTTCCTGTGTTAGAAATTGCGATCCATGGTGCTATGGATGAGATGGAACTTCAGGAAATGGGTCGCTTCATTGAAGATGAAATGCGTAAAGTTTCTGGGGTATCTCGCGTGGATGCCTTTGGAAAACGAAAAGAAGAGTGGCGGATTCGTGTGGATCCCGACTTGAAAAAAAAATACACTCTTGGTTTTTCCGATATCATCAATGCCATATCTAAACGAAACATCAGTGTTCCTGCAGGATCTTTTTTACGTCCCATCACCCAAGACATTCGGGTCACAGGAGAGATCAGTGAAATCAACGATATAAAAAATATTCCCATCCGTTCGAATGAAACAGGAAATACGATTCTTTTATCACAAGTAGCCAATGTAAAAGATACTTATGAAAGGCCAAGGGTCATTGCCGTTGTGAATGGGGAACCTGCCTATGTCCTTCAAATCATTAAAAAAGACAGTGCAGATATCATTCGTACTGTAGAAGCAGTACAGGGACGAATTGCAGAATTAAAAAAACAAATTCCAGCAAATATTCAATTTACGGAACTAAACAATGAAGGTGCTCGTGCGATCAAACGTTTGGATGTGGTAATTACCAATTCACTTCAAGGTTTGTTTTTGGTTGTTGTGGTTCTTATTCTCTTTTTTAGTTTTAAAGATTCACTTTTAACAAGTCTCTCTTTGCCATTGACATTGTTTGCTACGACGATTGCGTTTCCTATCTTTGATGTTTCTTTCAACTTAGTATCAATGCTTGGGATTATTATCTCCCTGGGAATGCTTGTCGATAACAGCATTATCATTTCTGAAAATATCTATAAACATAGATCCAGAAAAATGGATTCAAGAGAAGCAGCTGTCCTTGGAGCTAGTGAATTGTTTGTTCCTATCATTGGTTCTTACCTCACAACAGTCGCTGCCTTTTTACCGATGGCATTTATGTCTGGGATTATGGGGAAGTTCATTTGGCAAATTCCCTTTATGGTAATTGTTGCTCTGACCTTATCTTTATTTGAATCGTTTTTACTACTTCCAGTTCGGTATGCGCAGTTCACATCACATGAAGTCAAAAAACGTTCGAAACACCGTGAAAAGTTTCGTATGGTTTTAGACAATGGATTTGAGTCTTTAAAATCTGGATTTACACGTTTCATTACAAGGGTTGTCAAACGTCCTTTCTTAAGTTTAGGTTTGATTCTCATTGTGTTTTTGTCGTCTTGTGGACTTGTCGGACTTATGAATTTCAATTTATTTCCAAAGGAAGGGATTGATTATGTACTCGTTCGTGCAGAATTTCCTCCTGATTTTTCTGCCCAAGAGACCTCAAAACAACTGCAATACTTTCAGCCCATTTTGAATAAAATTCCTAAATCGGAAGTGCAAAGTATCATTCTAAAAATAGGAATCCAACAAACGGATCCTACCGACCCATTAACTCGGATTGGAGAACAACTGGGAATGGCACAAATCATTCTGGTTCCAGAAACGGAACGTAATCGTACGGCTCAGGAAATTTTTGGAGAATTAGAACCCGATTTAAAAAAATTACCGAATGCTGTTTCCGTGATGGTGGATTTGGTTGTGAACGGCCCTCCCATCGGTGCTGCGGTGACTGTAGCCATCGAAGGTCGTGACTACAAAGTATTAAAACAGATTTCGAACGAGATGCAAGGATTCCTTAAAAAACAAGAGGGAGTGATCAACATCAATGATGATTACAAACCTGGACGAGAAGAAATTCAAATTCGAGTAAAAGACACAGCATCTGCCATAACGGGAATCGATACAGAAATTACAGCCTACTATGTTCGCACCGCTATGGATGGACTCGAAGCATCTAACCTTCGTAAGGGAAAGGATGAAGTTCGAATCATTATCCAAAATGATGACAGATTTCGAGATGGAATTGAGGATCTAGATTCGATTCAAATTTCAAATAAATTTGGCCTCCTAACACCGATTACAGCCGTGACTACAAAAACTACGGTACAAGGGATAGAGGCTTTATATCATAATGACTATGAAAAAGCAATCACTGTCCTTGCGGATGTAAATGAAGCTGTTACAAGTTCTTCTATTGTGAATGGAAAAATTGTAGATGAGTTTGGAAATATTGGAAAAAAATATCCAGGTTATAAAATTAAATTTAGAGGAGAACAAGAAGAAACTGCTAAGTCCATGGTTTCCCTTCTAATCGCGGGAGTTCTCGCACTCTTTGGAATTTTTGCGATCCTTGCGATCATATTCAATAGCATCAAAAAACCAATCCTCATTTTGTTATCCATTCCTTTAGGGTTTGTGGGTGTGGTGTTTGGATTTTTGATTTCAGGGAAGGCTCTTAGTTTTCTTGCTATGATAGGTATCATTGGTCTTGCGGGGGTGATTGTAAACGCATCCATCGTACTTGTGGATACCATCCAAGAATTCCAAGCGAAAGGAGAAGGGTTGTATGATTCACTGATCACCGCATCTTCTGAAAGGTTCCGACCTATTTTGGTAACAACCATGACAACCATGGCCGGTATGATCCCAACAGCATATGCGATTGGTGGATCGGATCCTCTTCTCATTCCAATGACACTTTCCTTGGCCTGGGGACTTGGATTTGGAACCTTTGGGTCCTTGATCTTTATCCCGGCAAGTTTCTCTGCTTACTACAAACTAAAGAAAAGAAAATAA
- a CDS encoding DsbA family oxidoreductase: MSTNSEPFSIDIVSDVACPWCYVGKKKLELALQTVGNKIDPQVRWRPFQLSPEIPEEGIDYKQHLTQKFGSLDRLDGAWQRLTQIGKDVGISFQFESIPKATNTLVLHALVAGLSSLEEQAKLVDLFFSANFTEGKDLTDKEVIWKVAEPVYQDRIKFDAVFADPELKEHIRQEISYYHQNGISGVPYFIVGGKYAVSGAQDTSVFVEVIETVLKERESENQSQ; the protein is encoded by the coding sequence ATGTCAACCAACTCTGAACCTTTTTCCATTGATATCGTATCCGATGTAGCTTGTCCCTGGTGTTATGTTGGAAAAAAGAAACTGGAGTTGGCCCTCCAAACCGTAGGTAATAAAATCGATCCACAAGTTCGATGGAGGCCTTTTCAATTATCTCCCGAAATTCCCGAAGAAGGAATTGATTATAAACAGCACCTAACACAAAAATTTGGAAGTTTGGATCGTTTGGATGGTGCTTGGCAAAGACTCACGCAAATAGGAAAGGATGTAGGAATTTCTTTTCAATTTGAATCGATACCAAAGGCTACCAACACATTGGTATTACATGCACTGGTTGCCGGACTTTCTAGTTTGGAAGAACAAGCTAAATTAGTAGATTTATTTTTTTCGGCCAACTTTACCGAAGGAAAGGACCTTACAGATAAAGAAGTCATTTGGAAAGTAGCCGAGCCTGTTTATCAAGATCGTATTAAGTTTGATGCCGTTTTTGCAGACCCAGAACTCAAAGAACATATCCGCCAAGAAATATCCTATTACCACCAAAATGGAATTAGTGGGGTTCCTTATTTCATAGTCGGTGGAAAGTATGCGGTGAGTGGGGCACAGGATACTTCGGTTTTTGTGGAAGTGATAGAAACTGTATTAAAAGAACGCGAGTCAGAAAACCAAAGTCAATAA
- a CDS encoding LIC12231 family lipoprotein, translating to MTIAKTKNTPIAIVTVALLLFTNCLISYKDHPKILPLPSEEKTIDANFVYALPTFPQMNLGGREALKNYFQNKTRFKTTVEGVDVPKTGYLVNVKVNYRSPSPEATVFLGISTLTATLLPAWSTQDGYDVQYLLYKDGKKVGTYDYHIFRNYAQWLLFVPISWYNFETATEREVFERTTLKFFEDAKEHF from the coding sequence ATGACCATAGCCAAAACTAAAAATACACCGATTGCGATCGTAACAGTTGCACTTTTATTATTTACCAATTGTTTGATCAGTTATAAAGATCATCCTAAAATCCTTCCTCTTCCTTCCGAAGAAAAAACAATCGATGCAAACTTTGTTTATGCACTCCCAACATTTCCCCAAATGAATTTAGGGGGAAGGGAAGCACTCAAGAATTACTTTCAAAACAAAACTCGTTTTAAAACAACAGTGGAAGGGGTGGACGTACCAAAGACAGGATATTTAGTGAATGTGAAAGTAAATTACCGTTCTCCTTCCCCTGAGGCGACAGTGTTTCTTGGAATTTCTACTCTGACTGCAACTCTCCTTCCTGCTTGGTCTACACAAGATGGTTATGATGTGCAGTACCTTCTCTATAAAGATGGAAAAAAAGTAGGAACCTATGACTATCATATCTTTCGAAATTATGCGCAGTGGTTACTTTTTGTTCCTATATCCTGGTACAATTTTGAAACGGCAACAGAACGAGAAGTGTTTGAAAGAACCACACTTAAGTTCTTTGAGGATGCTAAGGAACATTTCTAA
- a CDS encoding Acg family FMN-binding oxidoreductase produces MMLTRKRFLINSFASGALVSLSTIQNHLYGYTAQDSANHRKDPLAYAESLGFTKPLDQILVTALLAPNSHNSQPWKIRRVSDSEFLLFGDGDKQLQEIDSLNRQLFHTQGAFLELAHLTADKLMFDTKITYFPNGKPSSKTFNRNPVAKFEIFPKSKCVHDFLFAGIPSRRMNRSVYTGPMITEEEMDDLKMLTGPSKHKILFLNDPKKLESILPLLDSAFAMETNRTESNELNRKWFRVSKEDIYKNRDGLTLEGNGLSGIKLWFAKTFFVDLSKEAWHSESSKDAGIQMFKNQVYSSKALVFFITEGSDEERTWIETGRDFMRFTLACAVRNITFHTMNQSVEDYPESRIFTEQLKTILGLKPKEQIQLIARMGRSSYEYDSPRREFESFLV; encoded by the coding sequence ATGATGCTCACAAGAAAAAGATTTCTAATTAACAGTTTTGCCTCAGGTGCCTTGGTTTCCCTTTCCACAATACAAAATCACTTGTACGGTTATACCGCACAGGATTCGGCCAACCATAGGAAAGACCCCCTTGCCTATGCGGAATCGCTCGGGTTCACCAAACCTTTGGACCAGATCCTTGTCACAGCACTCCTTGCCCCCAATTCCCATAATTCCCAACCCTGGAAAATCAGGCGGGTTTCAGATTCTGAATTTTTACTTTTTGGTGATGGGGATAAACAACTCCAGGAAATTGATTCTTTGAACCGCCAATTGTTTCATACGCAAGGGGCTTTTTTAGAATTGGCTCATTTAACAGCCGATAAACTAATGTTTGATACTAAAATTACCTACTTCCCCAATGGGAAACCTAGTTCTAAAACATTCAATAGAAACCCAGTAGCAAAATTTGAAATCTTTCCTAAATCTAAATGTGTTCATGACTTCTTATTTGCCGGAATTCCTTCCCGCCGGATGAACCGTTCCGTTTATACGGGACCAATGATTACAGAAGAAGAGATGGATGATTTAAAAATGTTAACGGGACCCTCCAAACACAAAATACTCTTTCTCAATGATCCAAAAAAATTAGAATCCATCCTACCTCTCCTTGATTCTGCCTTTGCCATGGAAACCAATCGTACGGAATCCAATGAATTAAACCGTAAATGGTTTCGTGTATCCAAAGAAGACATCTATAAAAATAGAGATGGACTCACACTGGAAGGAAATGGACTTTCTGGAATCAAACTTTGGTTTGCCAAAACTTTTTTTGTGGATCTATCGAAAGAAGCCTGGCATTCTGAATCCTCCAAAGATGCGGGAATTCAAATGTTTAAAAACCAAGTGTATTCTTCTAAAGCTTTGGTATTCTTTATCACGGAAGGATCTGACGAAGAACGAACTTGGATTGAAACGGGAAGAGATTTTATGCGCTTCACATTGGCTTGTGCTGTGCGTAACATAACCTTCCATACAATGAACCAATCAGTGGAAGATTATCCAGAAAGTAGAATCTTCACCGAACAACTAAAAACGATTCTGGGGTTAAAACCAAAGGAACAAATCCAATTGATCGCACGAATGGGAAGAAGTTCCTATGAGTATGATTCCCCTAGACGCGAATTCGAAAGTTTTTTAGTTTAG
- a CDS encoding YihY/virulence factor BrkB family protein, translated as MKRLRRFFGEVYQYDVHGLASELSFTFLLTLFPLLVVFVTLLGLLQDPRTINLMTDQIGKFLPAPIFQPIDKSVENLTKVKSYNVIAVSIAISFFSSLTIFGTISKALRFISRDETKVGFIASQWINFRLLVISLLLLVLYFYLTFGFVAAERFLFQKFRFGFFRYNPYLSVSLISLPYCVGLFTFYYAYITKAKTTLKENLPGAIFASLLVLGMSFGFQWYLKLKNVGVNYSLAYDLISKMVVLMLYTYINSTFFIWGFLWNQVLADDRNKKSQSKK; from the coding sequence ATGAAACGCCTCAGACGATTTTTCGGTGAAGTTTACCAGTACGATGTCCATGGCCTTGCTTCGGAACTTTCGTTTACCTTCCTTTTGACTTTGTTTCCCCTACTGGTTGTCTTTGTGACCCTGCTTGGTCTATTGCAGGATCCAAGAACCATCAATTTAATGACGGACCAAATCGGTAAATTTTTGCCAGCACCCATTTTCCAACCCATAGACAAAAGTGTTGAGAATTTAACAAAGGTTAAAAGTTATAATGTGATCGCTGTAAGTATTGCGATTTCGTTTTTTTCCAGTTTGACTATCTTTGGAACGATCTCCAAAGCACTTCGATTTATTTCTCGGGACGAAACCAAGGTTGGTTTTATCGCTTCCCAGTGGATCAACTTTCGTTTGCTTGTGATTTCACTTCTACTTCTTGTTTTGTATTTTTATCTTACCTTTGGTTTTGTTGCCGCAGAACGATTTTTGTTTCAAAAGTTCCGGTTTGGTTTTTTTAGATACAATCCGTATCTATCGGTCTCTCTCATCTCTTTGCCGTATTGTGTTGGATTATTTACATTCTATTATGCTTATATTACCAAAGCAAAAACCACTTTAAAGGAAAATTTACCAGGAGCTATTTTTGCCTCCTTACTGGTTCTTGGAATGAGTTTTGGATTCCAATGGTATTTGAAACTGAAAAACGTAGGTGTGAACTATTCCTTAGCCTATGATTTGATTTCGAAAATGGTGGTACTCATGTTGTATACTTATATCAACTCTACTTTTTTCATTTGGGGATTTTTATGGAACCAAGTCCTTGCCGATGATCGAAATAAAAAATCTCAATCTAAAAAATAA